In one Nitrososphaera viennensis EN76 genomic region, the following are encoded:
- a CDS encoding pyridoxamine 5'-phosphate oxidase family protein codes for MIAFTKAEKEFLLANEACRVATCHDNMPHVVPVSYVFEGGAFYFATDLETRKLENLKKNDRVALAVDVYDNSAGNKAICVQGRAEIIEGGKEFASLYRIFHDKFAWVRRDPWKEGEAPFVRVVPTNKVSWGL; via the coding sequence TTGATCGCCTTTACCAAGGCTGAAAAAGAGTTCCTGCTTGCAAACGAGGCGTGCAGGGTTGCGACCTGCCACGACAACATGCCGCACGTGGTTCCCGTGTCGTATGTGTTTGAGGGCGGCGCGTTCTACTTTGCCACCGACCTTGAAACCCGGAAGCTGGAGAACCTGAAGAAAAATGACAGGGTCGCGCTTGCAGTTGACGTCTACGACAATTCGGCTGGCAACAAGGCAATATGCGTGCAGGGCAGGGCCGAGATAATCGAGGGCGGCAAGGAATTTGCGAGCCTCTACAGGATCTTCCATGACAAGTTCGCATGGGTCAGGCGCGACCCGTGGAAGGAGGGCGAGGCGCCCTTTGTGCGCGTAGTCCCGACAAACAAGGTCAGCTGGGGCCTATGA
- a CDS encoding cobalt-precorrin-5B (C(1))-methyltransferase, producing MPPEVEEKRKKGILRTGYTTGTTATAATKAALLALVTGRPVEQVTVSLPKGRAATLKIAWTKIEDDKTTCAAIKDGGDDPDVTHGAEICSTVSFIDGNPGVINIDGGKGVGRVTKPGLGLEMGRAAINPTPMKMLMQVVDEAAHEQLKTKGVKVVIWVPKGEELAIKTDNPRLGIVGGISILGTTGIVLPYSTASFAAAIRQSLDVAIAMGADTAILTTGGRSEDFARAVFPDLPEHSFVQMGDFAGYSVDQCARKNIKKAVIAGFIGKLTKMAMGIKQTHVRGSHVSLDFMAGLAEQCGAPASVIAEIRQANTARHAGEIVAKNNISGFSDLLCKKVYEQMREHSKGQLALEIVMFDFDGKVLARYSPSS from the coding sequence CTGCCACCCGAAGTGGAGGAAAAAAGGAAAAAAGGTATTCTGCGCACCGGCTACACAACAGGAACCACGGCAACGGCGGCGACCAAAGCCGCGCTCTTAGCGCTTGTAACCGGCAGACCTGTGGAGCAGGTCACGGTGTCGCTACCAAAGGGCAGGGCTGCGACGCTCAAGATCGCATGGACAAAGATTGAAGACGACAAAACTACATGCGCCGCGATAAAGGACGGGGGCGACGACCCTGACGTCACGCATGGGGCAGAGATCTGCTCGACTGTTTCTTTTATTGATGGTAATCCCGGCGTGATAAACATCGATGGCGGCAAGGGAGTTGGCAGGGTGACCAAGCCCGGCCTCGGGCTGGAAATGGGCCGGGCCGCGATAAACCCTACTCCGATGAAAATGCTCATGCAGGTAGTAGATGAAGCGGCGCATGAGCAGTTAAAAACAAAGGGAGTCAAGGTCGTCATCTGGGTCCCAAAGGGAGAAGAGCTTGCAATAAAGACGGACAACCCGCGCCTTGGGATAGTAGGCGGCATTTCGATACTTGGGACGACCGGCATAGTGCTACCTTACTCTACCGCGTCGTTTGCGGCAGCCATACGGCAGAGCCTCGATGTGGCTATTGCGATGGGGGCCGACACTGCGATCCTGACCACTGGCGGCAGGAGCGAGGATTTTGCCAGAGCGGTGTTTCCGGACCTTCCTGAGCACAGTTTTGTACAGATGGGAGACTTTGCCGGGTATTCTGTCGATCAGTGCGCTAGAAAGAACATCAAAAAGGCAGTCATCGCCGGCTTTATCGGAAAGCTGACCAAGATGGCAATGGGGATAAAGCAGACGCATGTGCGCGGCTCGCACGTCAGCCTGGACTTTATGGCTGGCCTTGCCGAGCAGTGCGGCGCACCCGCATCCGTCATCGCAGAGATCAGGCAGGCAAACACCGCACGGCATGCAGGCGAGATAGTGGCAAAAAACAATATCTCTGGCTTTTCTGACCTGCTGTGCAAAAAGGTATACGAGCAGATGCGCGAACATTCAAAGGGCCAGCTTGCGCTTGAAATCGTCATGTTTGACTTTGACGGCAAAGTCCTTGCGCGCTATTCTCCCTCTTCCTGA
- a CDS encoding LSM domain-containing protein — protein MSSPSSQQPKRPLSILQRSLNRKVAVRLKSEIEYKGRMNNVDSYMNLILTDAEEFNGADVMANYGKVVIRGNNVLFIRLEKDL, from the coding sequence GTGTCTTCTCCGTCATCTCAACAGCCAAAACGCCCCCTGTCGATTCTGCAGAGGTCGCTAAACCGCAAGGTCGCCGTGCGCCTGAAGAGCGAGATAGAGTACAAGGGGAGGATGAATAACGTCGATTCTTACATGAACCTGATACTTACCGACGCAGAAGAGTTCAACGGCGCCGACGTGATGGCAAACTACGGCAAGGTGGTCATCCGTGGCAACAACGTTCTGTTCATCAGGCTTGAGAAAGACCTCTAG
- a CDS encoding dUTPase translates to MDTLETIFSMQKELAGMMDLSRYPATTEGKVSALSTAIIHETVELQRLTNWKWWKKPSGFDEAAAREELIDIWHFLVQASLELGMTPADILDEYKKKNKVNRDRQKSGY, encoded by the coding sequence ATGGACACGCTAGAGACGATATTTTCCATGCAGAAAGAGCTTGCAGGCATGATGGATCTGTCAAGATATCCAGCGACGACCGAGGGCAAGGTCTCGGCGCTTTCCACCGCGATAATCCACGAGACGGTGGAGCTCCAGCGCCTGACAAACTGGAAGTGGTGGAAAAAGCCCTCCGGCTTTGACGAGGCGGCTGCAAGGGAGGAGCTGATAGACATATGGCACTTTTTGGTGCAGGCGTCGCTTGAACTTGGCATGACGCCGGCAGACATTCTCGACGAATACAAGAAGAAAAACAAGGTAAACCGCGACAGGCAAAAGTCAGGCTATTAG
- a CDS encoding glycosyltransferase, producing MPLSVILPTYNESQNITKMIDSIAEALPHNAPAEIIVVDDNSPDGTADIAASHARDLGRQDKRFHIRVVRRAGKQGLSSAILAGVHEATGEVVVVMDSDLSHPAHTIPKMLEEIRQSRCDIVVASRYIKGGAISGWPFKRKLMSKGATKIAKYSLGIKIKDPMSGFFAFRRHIIHGIKFDTIGYKMLLEMLVKVKGARIKEIPYTFTNRCAGASKLDSKVMFDYIRAVWRLYRYGRAAPSERRTSVRFFSKAGRFYTVGSSGLLVNYLVSFILTALFPGIWYLHATVVGIMFSITSNFILNKVWTFEDMDFAARKTLLQYGMFAGFSAFGALVQLGLVYALVETNEVSYPLALVLAVATASISNFLLNKKWTFKEKVWS from the coding sequence ATGCCGCTTTCAGTGATCCTGCCCACGTACAACGAGTCGCAAAACATCACCAAGATGATCGACTCGATCGCAGAGGCGCTGCCACATAATGCGCCTGCGGAAATCATTGTAGTCGACGACAATTCGCCCGACGGGACTGCAGACATTGCGGCCAGTCACGCCAGAGACCTCGGCAGGCAGGACAAGCGCTTCCACATACGCGTAGTGCGTAGGGCAGGAAAGCAGGGCCTCAGCTCGGCAATACTTGCAGGCGTGCATGAGGCGACAGGCGAAGTAGTCGTTGTCATGGACAGCGACCTTTCCCACCCTGCCCACACCATACCCAAGATGCTTGAGGAGATAAGGCAGTCAAGGTGCGACATCGTGGTCGCTTCAAGGTACATCAAGGGAGGAGCGATATCAGGCTGGCCTTTCAAGCGCAAGCTCATGAGCAAGGGCGCGACCAAGATAGCCAAGTACAGCCTCGGAATCAAGATAAAGGACCCAATGTCCGGCTTTTTCGCGTTCCGCCGGCACATCATCCACGGAATAAAGTTTGACACTATAGGCTACAAGATGCTCCTTGAGATGCTGGTCAAGGTTAAAGGAGCGAGGATAAAAGAGATACCCTACACGTTTACAAACAGGTGCGCCGGCGCAAGCAAGCTCGACTCAAAAGTGATGTTTGACTATATACGCGCGGTGTGGCGCCTGTACCGCTACGGCAGGGCGGCGCCAAGCGAGCGCAGGACGTCCGTGCGCTTTTTCTCAAAGGCGGGCAGGTTCTACACGGTCGGGTCAAGCGGCCTCCTGGTCAACTATCTTGTCTCGTTCATACTCACGGCGCTTTTCCCGGGAATTTGGTACCTGCACGCAACGGTGGTAGGCATCATGTTCTCGATAACGTCCAACTTTATCCTCAACAAGGTCTGGACGTTTGAAGACATGGACTTTGCGGCCAGAAAGACGCTATTGCAGTACGGCATGTTTGCAGGCTTTTCCGCGTTCGGCGCGCTGGTGCAGCTAGGCCTGGTGTATGCGCTCGTAGAGACAAACGAGGTCAGCTACCCGCTTGCGCTTGTCCTAGCTGTCGCCACCGCGTCGATAAGCAACTTTCTTTTGAACAAAAAATGGACGTTCAAGGAAAAAGTCTGGAGCTAG
- the metK gene encoding methionine adenosyltransferase produces the protein MVKRWLFTSESVTEGHPDKVCDQISDALLDEFLRQDPDSRVAAESMTTTGIVFVAGEVTSKGRVDVQKIVRDTIREIGYDRPEYGFDCDSCSVLAALHEQSPDISMGVTATEAKEQGAGDQGLMFGYATNETPQLMPLPITMAHQLSMKLSQSRKSKELGWLRPDGKSQVSVVYEEGIPKRIDTVVMSTQHAPDIGMNQLREEVISKIIKPVCGEWVDDKTKYLVNPTGRFVIGGPPGDTGLTGRKIIADTYGGMGRHGGGAFSGKDPSKVDRSACYMARYVAKNVVAAGLADKCEVQVAYAIGVAEPVSIMVDTFGTGKAPEEEIETRVRKVFDMKPAGIIKTLDLKRPVYRNTAAYGHFGRSEPGFTWERTDKAPLLK, from the coding sequence ATGGTAAAGCGCTGGCTGTTTACTTCAGAGAGCGTTACAGAGGGCCACCCGGACAAGGTTTGCGACCAGATCTCTGATGCTCTTCTCGACGAGTTTCTCCGGCAGGACCCGGACTCTCGCGTCGCCGCCGAGTCGATGACTACTACCGGCATCGTCTTTGTGGCCGGCGAGGTGACGTCAAAGGGCAGGGTTGACGTGCAGAAAATAGTCCGCGACACCATCCGTGAGATTGGTTATGACAGGCCCGAGTATGGCTTTGACTGCGACTCGTGCTCGGTGCTTGCAGCGCTCCACGAGCAGAGCCCTGACATCTCGATGGGCGTGACTGCCACTGAAGCGAAGGAGCAGGGCGCCGGCGACCAGGGCCTCATGTTCGGCTACGCCACCAACGAAACCCCGCAGCTTATGCCTCTTCCGATAACCATGGCCCACCAGCTCTCTATGAAGCTCTCGCAGTCAAGAAAGAGCAAGGAGCTTGGGTGGCTCAGGCCTGACGGCAAGTCGCAGGTGTCCGTCGTCTACGAGGAAGGCATCCCAAAGCGCATCGACACCGTCGTCATGTCGACGCAACATGCGCCCGACATTGGCATGAACCAGCTGCGCGAGGAAGTGATAAGCAAGATAATCAAGCCCGTGTGCGGCGAATGGGTGGACGACAAGACGAAATACCTCGTCAACCCGACCGGCAGGTTCGTAATCGGAGGTCCGCCCGGCGATACCGGCCTTACAGGCCGCAAGATTATAGCCGACACGTACGGCGGCATGGGAAGGCACGGCGGGGGCGCGTTTTCTGGCAAGGACCCGTCCAAAGTCGACAGGTCTGCCTGCTACATGGCAAGGTACGTTGCCAAGAACGTGGTGGCAGCCGGCCTTGCAGACAAGTGCGAGGTACAGGTCGCGTACGCAATCGGAGTCGCCGAGCCTGTATCCATAATGGTAGACACATTTGGCACTGGCAAGGCGCCTGAAGAGGAGATAGAGACCCGCGTGCGCAAGGTCTTTGACATGAAGCCTGCAGGCATCATCAAGACGCTTGACCTGAAACGCCCCGTCTACCGCAATACCGCGGCATACGGTCACTTTGGAAGGAGCGAGCCAGGATTTACGTGGGAAAGGACCGACAAGGCCCCTCTGCTAAAGTAG
- a CDS encoding SDR family NAD(P)-dependent oxidoreductase — MKGKVAVITGATRGIGFELAREFASRGATVLVCSRDIKSASDAAKRVGKNAHPFSLDVSNPASVRAFVKDAVAKHGRIDILVNNAGYPFDKKTWYKEMHEITDEEFDRVLEVDLKGTFRLTRAVLSVMIKKKNRGDGGVGGVIINISSTPAIAGHVEGAPYTLAKAGIIAMTKHVALEYGNRGVRAYSLALGNIATDATFGSMDEKARMQAAQENAMRRWGKPEEVARVAASLAGDDFSFATGNTFVIDGGAVLL, encoded by the coding sequence ATGAAAGGCAAAGTAGCAGTAATCACAGGCGCCACGCGGGGCATCGGTTTTGAACTGGCCCGGGAATTTGCAAGCAGGGGCGCCACCGTCCTCGTGTGCTCCAGAGACATCAAAAGTGCAAGCGATGCCGCAAAGAGAGTCGGGAAAAATGCACACCCTTTTTCGCTTGACGTTTCAAACCCTGCAAGCGTCAGGGCTTTTGTAAAGGACGCAGTCGCAAAGCACGGCAGAATAGACATCCTTGTCAACAACGCCGGTTATCCCTTTGACAAAAAGACATGGTACAAGGAGATGCATGAAATTACAGATGAAGAGTTTGACCGCGTGCTTGAAGTCGACCTAAAGGGCACGTTCCGCTTGACGCGCGCGGTGCTTTCAGTGATGATAAAGAAAAAGAATCGTGGTGATGGTGGCGTAGGAGGAGTCATCATCAACATCTCGTCCACTCCTGCAATAGCGGGCCACGTTGAGGGCGCGCCTTATACCCTTGCCAAGGCAGGCATTATTGCCATGACCAAACATGTCGCGCTTGAATACGGGAACAGGGGTGTTCGCGCCTACTCGCTTGCACTTGGCAACATTGCCACCGACGCCACCTTTGGCTCGATGGATGAAAAGGCGCGCATGCAGGCAGCACAGGAAAACGCGATGAGGCGGTGGGGAAAACCAGAAGAGGTTGCAAGGGTCGCGGCAAGCCTTGCAGGCGACGACTTTTCCTTTGCAACCGGCAACACCTTCGTAATCGACGGCGGGGCGGTGCTCTTGTGA
- a CDS encoding AAA family ATPase: protein MMFIQTGSQSLDALLGGGVRTGMVTDVYGESGSGKSQLCFSLCASCTRVGFRAFFVDTAGTFRPERVSEMAGTKEALDRITFIRALNTQDQVSAVERARDADARLLIVDTLTSLFSAEYSGPARHLAVMSHLHDLATFAIGADCAVVVTNMVRNAPTETGKSIQREYLGSSVSIYSHVRMKLSIENPSRGWFHAALLQPAAGTAQFAITSRGLSDRD, encoded by the coding sequence ATGATGTTCATCCAGACCGGCTCGCAGTCGCTTGACGCGCTCTTGGGAGGAGGCGTCAGGACAGGGATGGTCACCGACGTGTACGGCGAGAGCGGATCGGGCAAGTCGCAATTATGTTTCTCGCTGTGCGCCAGCTGCACAAGGGTAGGATTTCGCGCGTTTTTCGTGGACACGGCCGGCACGTTCCGGCCCGAGCGCGTCTCAGAGATGGCAGGGACAAAAGAAGCACTGGACAGGATAACGTTTATCCGGGCGCTCAACACTCAGGACCAGGTAAGCGCGGTCGAAAGGGCTCGTGACGCTGACGCCCGGCTCCTCATAGTCGACACGCTGACCTCTCTTTTTTCGGCAGAGTATTCCGGCCCGGCAAGGCACCTTGCAGTCATGTCTCACCTGCACGACCTTGCGACCTTTGCAATAGGCGCAGACTGCGCAGTCGTCGTGACAAACATGGTGAGAAACGCGCCCACGGAGACTGGCAAATCAATCCAGCGAGAGTACCTCGGCAGTTCGGTTTCGATATACTCTCACGTCAGGATGAAACTCTCCATAGAGAACCCTTCCAGAGGATGGTTCCACGCGGCGCTCTTGCAGCCGGCTGCCGGCACCGCGCAGTTTGCAATCACCTCGCGGGGCCTGTCGGACAGGGACTAA